The Capra hircus breed San Clemente chromosome 22, ASM170441v1, whole genome shotgun sequence DNA segment acacagccaaataaatatttaaaagatgccaAGTGGAAAGCAAGGGCTGGATCCTGGGATCACCCTGAGGTCTCTTCAGCCTCATCTCATCTGATCCCAGTCAGCATCCACCAGAGTCCAGGTCAAGTCAGACTTGGTCCTGATGAATGATCCCAGAGAGTTCCATCCCAGATATATTGGGTGCCAAGAGGCAGAAGGATCAGCCTCCCCTCAGAGAACTAGATACCTCAGACCACTTTCCCTCAGCCATACCATTCCCCTAGTTCTAATGTCTGGAAGGGATACAGACTGGGGATGGACCTACCCTTTTTTGTTCTCCATTTTGCATTGACTTCTAGATTGGACATCACTAGAGATGTATCCTCTTTTCGGGACACATCTAGGCCCATGCCATCCCTGGAGGCTGGGCTCTGCTTCTTCATGGAATTGGATTCTGTTTATACAGGCTTGGCCCCACTTGCATACAGAGGGCAACACTGCTGGCTTTGGAGAAGCTGTGGAAGAGAACTTGGGCAGAAGGTGAGGCTGAATTGGTCCTAAGAATGAACAGTTAATTCTCAACCATGGATggggcagaaatggggctcaccCACTGCTGGGGACTGAGAGTGCTAAGGTGGGACTTCCTGATTGCACCCTCTGAGACCCTGGCCTTTGAGAGCCCACAGTTCTCTTCTCTTTACCAACACAAGGGGACCAGAAGCATTGACTAGAGGAGCAGGAGAGTTTGCATTTCCTGCTGGATATCTTGGCTATGCTTAAAGGCACAAAAGACCCCCAACCACCAGGGGTGAGGCCGTGAGGTGCTTAGGGGCACAAGGTTAGGCCTAGGGTGGAGTGTTTTTCTCTTTAGGGTTGCCCAGACCCCTCTGTATAGGCAGAGAAACGTAGAGTAGCCAGAGGATCCTGGGATTTTATGGGGAATGAGGAGGGCTATTAACCAGTGCCCAGATGAAGCATCCAGACACCCTCTGTGACTGCCCATAGGCTTCTAAAAGCACCTCTGCCCCTCACACTCCTGCACAGGCTCCCAAAGGTTTAGAGCGGTCCCTGCTgctacctcctccaggaagtcgtCTCTGGTTCCTACTTGTCCGGCCCCTAGACTTTGGGGGAAACGGGGTCTCGGGGGGTCAAGGGTCATTAGGGCGGGCCAGGTCCCGGAAGCGGAAGCGCTTTGACTTCCGGTGCGCAGCAGGCGGCCATGTTGGATCAACGAAGGCGGCGCAGAGGCGCGTCCTGGGTCCCCGCGGCGTCGCCGGTAGGTTGGGGCCGTGGGCCTAGCCACGCCGCGGAGGGGCCGTCCGCGAGGCGGCAGGGCGGTGGGCCGGATGGCCGGCTCTTTCGGGACCAGCGCCCTCCGCCGACCGGGATGagacaccccccccaccccgtgcCCAGAGACCCCACCCTGGGGCTGTGAGACCCGGTCAGGCTCCCACTGCCTGCTAGTACATTTCGCTGCCTCCAAGGTCCCTCGCGCCAACTCTCGGCTTGGGCACCAGGAACGCGGACTCCCAGCCTGAGGGCCCTGATCTTCCCTACCCCGGTTCCACTTGGATAGGGCTGCTCTCGTCCCGCATTTGTCAGTTTCCTCTGCCGGTCCCAGGGATAGTTGAGAAGTCAGGGGTCGGGCTGCAGCTTCTGTTTTCCGGAGCCTTTTGGAAAGCCCAGAAGACCCCTCCCAAGGGCCCTGGCCAACCTGGGCGGAAGAGCCCCAATTTACCCCCAACATCCTTATTGTACAGTAGTTCACTGTTCTGGGAACTACAGCCcttggcggggcgggggtgggataATAAAAGAACCAAAGTCATGTGCAAGGACTGTACTTGGAGAATGGCCTCCGGAGAGGGGAAGTGCCTGAGACACCTGAGGATCCAAGAATATTTCCAAACAAAGAGCCCCAGGGCACTTCCTCCAGGGAGTTCTGAAAACTTCTGCTATCTattagggaggaggaggaagctgcACTGAGACACCTCCTGGCTCCAGGGACCTGCCTGATCCCAGCTGATCTTTTAATGCTCCTGAGCAGCTGCGGAGCTGCCTCTGGGACCCCTCAGTGCCGGATTGGGCTAGATTATTAGTCCTGATTGACGGCCTGCAGCTTCTTCAGAGAAGCCTGGGACAACTTGATTCTTGCCAGTAGCTCCAAATGGGCAGTATCGAATTTTGTATTTCTAAGCTTCAATTAGGACCACTCAGCTCTCTTGGGCCCACTAAGCATCTTACTTGGAGTCTGTGGCTCCCACTGTCAGACTTTGTGCTTTGGTCTGGCTGCCTGGCCCTAGGCTGCCTGATTGTctagttgttcagtcagtcagtcagtcgtgtccagctctttgagactgcagcacgccaggctcccctgttcttcaccatcttcagaagcttgctcaaactcaagtccattgattGTCTAGAGATAATTTATTAGTACCTGCTACTCatcatctttttcctttctgttgaaGGAGAGGCTGGCTCTTTCTCTGGGGTTGCTCTCCATGGCTCTAGTGCTAGGAATTGTACCTCTGATTGAGTTGGCTGGGAACTCAGAAAGCCAGAAATGGTCATGGATTTGGGGTATAAGTCTGGGCCCTTAGGCTGGCATTCAGGCAGCATTCAAAGCTTGTGCTGCACTGCTTTCACTGGTTTTTCCAGCTGACCCTCCCAGCCCTGACCACAGATTCCAGTCATACCAGGTTTGCCCTATTCTTTCTCACTTTGGAGCCATTGCATTGGCTGTTCCCCCTTTTGTACCATCTCCACGTGGTCCTTTCATGTTCTTCACTCACGTGCCACATGGGTATTCCTCTCGGGAATCCTCCTGTTGGCAAGCTGAGCTGTATGCCAGTGTGCATCCCAAGGACCTTAAGAGTATCTCTATCTTGTCTTCTGTACAGGGCTCCTGGCAGAGGTATTTACCTGTATTCCCAGTGTTGAGTCTAGTACTAGGATTTTGGCCAAACTCAGATCTTTCCAGGGACCCAGCAGTAGGTTGGATGGCTCTGATTATGGGCATGTATCCTGAAGAAACTGACCCATATGAGTTCACCATCTACCTCCCAGCACACACTCTACCTTGGTAGGTGGAGAAGCTTGAGGTTTTGCTCCATGGAGTGCTTGTCTCACTCTGAGCAGGCCCCTTTGTGTCCATGGTTGTTATTATGAATGCTGGCCCTGATTGACCTGTCTACTTGTCCTGGCCCCTATCGTGGTGCCCTTCTTGACTCTCTTACTCTTGTCTTGGAGGTGCCAGGTGCTGATTTGTGGATCCCCAGGCAGACCTGCAGTGCCTAATGCCATGAGCGTGGTGGTGCAGCATGTGGAGGAGAAAGCTGTGCACTCCTGGTCACGGATCTCCACGGCGGGGAAGAAGGCCCTGGAGGAAGCGCTGCTTGTCTTCAACCCCATGAGCCAGGATCTCAGTGCCACTGAGGCCCAGCTTGTGGCCTTCCTGCAGGGCCTGCGGGATGATGGCTTCCAGCCTACCATCCTGCGCAGCGGTGATGTCTATGGCTATAGTTCGTGCACAGCCAACCCCCCAAGCCAGACAAAACTTCAGGCTCGTGCCCCTACCCCAGCTGCCACATCACCTCCAGCCAGTGCTCCCCAAACTGCCATGCGGCTGCCTGCGGGCCGGGCCACGCTGCTCCCCATGCCACTGTCTGGCAGGCTGGCCAAAGCGTCCACCCCAGCCCTCGCCAAGCATGCTACCACCAACCTGCTGCTGAGCTCCCTGAAGCAATCAAGTGCCGGCCGTGCCCAGGGTGCGGCGGTGGGCTTTCCCACCCACCTCTACCCAGGTGTTTACCCTGCCATGCGACTCTCCGTTGTCCTTGAGGCCCTAGTTCCCCTCAAAACTCCTGTGGCCTGCTTGGGCGCCAAACCCAAGGCGCAATCACTGCAGCTGTCTCTTGCAGACTCCCCCCTAAAGGTGCGGAAAGGTCCAGGGAAGAGGCTGGGGAATGCCCAGCTCAAAGCTCCCAGAAAAGCCACAAGCAAGGGCCCTAAGTGTCTGGCTCGAAGAGGCCCCAGGTCTGGACCGCGACAAGGCTCTGGGCACCAGAGCAAGACCTGCAAAATCACTGGGTCTCTTGGTGGCCCACGAATGAAAGATGGCGGTGCTCTGGGCACCAAAGCAGCTCAGGCCAAAGCTGCCCGTGCCCAGGCCAAGGTGGCTCAAACACAGGCCACAGCCACCCAGGCCCGGGCCAAAGCCAAGGCTGTGCGGGCCAGGGCCAAGGCTAAGGCAGCTCGGATCAAGGCCAGAGCAGCGCGGGCCAGGGCC contains these protein-coding regions:
- the CCDC71 gene encoding coiled-coil domain-containing protein 71 isoform X1 encodes the protein MLDQRRRRRGASWVPAASPVLICGSPGRPAVPNAMSVVVQHVEEKAVHSWSRISTAGKKALEEALLVFNPMSQDLSATEAQLVAFLQGLRDDGFQPTILRSGDVYGYSSCTANPPSQTKLQARAPTPAATSPPASAPQTAMRLPAGRATLLPMPLSGRLAKASTPALAKHATTNLLLSSLKQSSAGRAQGAAVGFPTHLYPGVYPAMRLSVVLEALVPLKTPVACLGAKPKAQSLQLSLADSPLKVRKGPGKRLGNAQLKAPRKATSKGPKCLARRGPRSGPRQGSGHQSKTCKITGSLGGPRMKDGGALGTKAAQAKAARAQAKVAQTQATATQARAKAKAVRARAKAKAARIKARAARARAKAKAVQTRAKAKAVRAKAIRAKAKVARTQARGRGRPKGSAQGRTARRSRKSCPETVGQKRKRAEEAKDLPPRKKTRLGPRPPKVQLRPGTARLLNFRAIKVDRLASDDEVRQQAQRVLRVNLSPVIRLQPLPPHSAP
- the CCDC71 gene encoding coiled-coil domain-containing protein 71 isoform X2, which gives rise to MSVVVQHVEEKAVHSWSRISTAGKKALEEALLVFNPMSQDLSATEAQLVAFLQGLRDDGFQPTILRSGDVYGYSSCTANPPSQTKLQARAPTPAATSPPASAPQTAMRLPAGRATLLPMPLSGRLAKASTPALAKHATTNLLLSSLKQSSAGRAQGAAVGFPTHLYPGVYPAMRLSVVLEALVPLKTPVACLGAKPKAQSLQLSLADSPLKVRKGPGKRLGNAQLKAPRKATSKGPKCLARRGPRSGPRQGSGHQSKTCKITGSLGGPRMKDGGALGTKAAQAKAARAQAKVAQTQATATQARAKAKAVRARAKAKAARIKARAARARAKAKAVQTRAKAKAVRAKAIRAKAKVARTQARGRGRPKGSAQGRTARRSRKSCPETVGQKRKRAEEAKDLPPRKKTRLGPRPPKVQLRPGTARLLNFRAIKVDRLASDDEVRQQAQRVLRVNLSPVIRLQPLPPHSAP